One Brevibacillus choshinensis genomic window carries:
- a CDS encoding rod shape-determining protein, giving the protein MFGGFTRDLGIDLGTANTLVFVKGKGIVVREPSVVAIRTNNNSIEAVGNAAKSMIGRTPGNIVAVRPMKDGVIADFDTTATMMRYFINQAQKNQGLFSRRPNVMVCVPSGITAVEKRAVEDATKQAGAKEAHTIEEPFAAAIGADLPVWEPTGSMVVDIGGGTTEVAIISLGGIVTSRSIRVAGDEMDEAIIQYIKRRYNLMIGERTAETLKLEIGSAIAPDEPENVEIRGRDLVTGLPKTLSVSSSEIAEALAETVSAIVEAVKVTLEKSPPELAADIMDRGIVLTGGGALLRNLDRLLAKETGMPVHVAENALDCVAIGTGRALENIHLFKSKHGITSSRQKRGK; this is encoded by the coding sequence ATGTTTGGTGGATTCACACGTGACTTGGGGATTGACCTCGGCACTGCCAATACACTTGTCTTTGTGAAGGGAAAGGGAATCGTTGTAAGAGAGCCGTCTGTAGTGGCGATCCGTACGAACAACAATTCCATCGAAGCAGTGGGGAATGCGGCGAAAAGCATGATCGGCCGCACGCCAGGTAATATCGTTGCAGTACGTCCTATGAAGGATGGGGTAATCGCTGACTTCGATACGACAGCCACGATGATGCGTTACTTTATTAATCAGGCTCAAAAAAATCAAGGGTTGTTCAGCCGCCGTCCGAACGTGATGGTCTGTGTCCCATCGGGCATTACTGCTGTGGAAAAGCGCGCTGTAGAAGACGCTACCAAACAGGCTGGTGCGAAAGAAGCTCACACCATCGAGGAGCCATTTGCGGCAGCGATCGGTGCTGACCTTCCTGTATGGGAACCGACCGGCAGCATGGTTGTCGATATCGGGGGAGGTACGACAGAGGTAGCCATCATCTCTTTGGGTGGTATCGTGACATCCCGTTCCATCCGCGTTGCCGGCGATGAGATGGACGAAGCTATCATTCAATACATCAAGCGCAGATACAATCTGATGATCGGGGAGCGCACGGCAGAGACATTGAAGCTGGAAATCGGGTCTGCCATTGCTCCGGATGAGCCGGAGAATGTAGAGATCCGTGGTCGTGACCTGGTGACAGGACTGCCGAAAACATTGTCGGTAAGCAGCTCGGAAATCGCAGAGGCTCTGGCAGAAACGGTATCTGCCATTGTGGAAGCAGTGAAGGTTACATTGGAGAAAAGTCCGCCGGAATTGGCAGCAGACATTATGGATCGGGGCATTGTACTGACTGGCGGCGGGGCGCTCCTGCGAAATCTGGATCGCTTGCTCGCGAAGGAAACAGGCATGCCTGTACACGTCGCAGAAAATGCACTGGACTGCGTAGCGATCGGAACAGGACGTGCATTGGAGAACATTCACTTGTTCAAATCAAAGCACGGCATCACCTCTTCCCGACAAAAACGGGGCAAATAA